A genomic segment from Brucella pseudogrignonensis encodes:
- a CDS encoding FAD-linked oxidase C-terminal domain-containing protein — translation MSGLIMPEPDAAVLQRRASIVADLRNIVPGEGVVDTVNAMRVFESDGLTAHRSLPLVVVLPETVDQVSDVLRYCHDNGIRVVPRGAGTSLSGGSMPLADAVLLGMSRFNRILEIDYPNRVAVVQPGVTNLGITKAVEHEGFYYAPDPSSQIACSIGGNVAENAGGVHCLKYGLTANNVLGIEMVLITGEVLRLGGKHLDSEGYDLLGLMTGSEGLLGVVTEITVRILQKPETARAVMVGFPSSEQAGQCVADIIGAGIIPGGMEMMDRPAIRAAEDFVRVGYPLDVEALLIVELDGPPIEVDHLIGAVEGIALKNGSTTCILSQSEEQRLAFWAGRKAAFPAVGRISPDYLCMDGTIPRKELPRVLSGMRELSEKYGLRVANVFHAGDGNLHPLILYDANIPGELEAAEDFGADILRLCVKVGGVLTGEHGVGIEKRDLMPEMFNEIDLDQQMRVKCAFDAKHLLNPGKVFPQLRRCAELGRMHVHRGELAFPDLPRF, via the coding sequence ATGAGCGGATTGATCATGCCGGAGCCGGATGCAGCCGTCTTGCAAAGACGGGCCAGCATCGTTGCCGACTTGCGCAATATCGTGCCGGGTGAGGGCGTTGTCGATACTGTTAATGCGATGCGTGTGTTTGAAAGCGATGGGCTGACAGCACATCGTTCTCTGCCGCTGGTCGTTGTCCTGCCCGAAACCGTCGATCAAGTCTCAGATGTTCTGCGCTATTGTCATGACAATGGCATTCGCGTGGTGCCGCGCGGAGCTGGCACATCGCTGTCCGGCGGTTCGATGCCGCTGGCTGATGCTGTGCTGCTTGGCATGTCGCGCTTCAATCGTATTCTTGAAATCGATTATCCCAATCGCGTTGCAGTCGTACAGCCGGGGGTAACGAATCTCGGCATTACAAAAGCTGTTGAGCATGAAGGTTTTTACTATGCGCCGGATCCATCCTCGCAGATTGCCTGCTCGATAGGCGGAAATGTTGCGGAGAATGCTGGTGGCGTGCATTGCCTGAAATATGGTCTCACCGCCAACAACGTGCTTGGCATTGAAATGGTGCTGATAACTGGCGAAGTCTTGCGCCTTGGCGGCAAGCATCTGGATAGCGAAGGTTATGATCTTCTGGGGCTGATGACCGGCTCGGAAGGTCTGCTTGGGGTGGTGACGGAAATCACCGTTCGCATTCTGCAAAAGCCTGAAACCGCGCGTGCTGTCATGGTCGGCTTTCCATCAAGTGAACAGGCGGGGCAATGCGTGGCGGATATTATCGGTGCAGGGATCATTCCGGGTGGCATGGAAATGATGGACCGGCCTGCCATTCGCGCAGCTGAAGACTTTGTTCGTGTCGGCTATCCGCTTGATGTTGAGGCACTGCTGATCGTCGAACTCGATGGGCCGCCGATTGAAGTTGACCATTTGATCGGAGCGGTCGAGGGCATAGCACTTAAAAATGGCTCGACCACCTGCATCCTGTCGCAGTCGGAAGAACAGCGACTGGCTTTCTGGGCGGGCCGTAAAGCTGCTTTCCCGGCGGTGGGGCGTATTTCGCCGGATTATCTCTGTATGGATGGGACCATTCCACGCAAAGAACTGCCGCGTGTTTTGTCCGGCATGCGCGAGTTATCCGAAAAATACGGGCTTCGCGTTGCCAATGTGTTTCATGCAGGTGATGGCAATCTGCATCCGCTGATCCTCTATGATGCAAATATTCCCGGCGAGCTGGAGGCTGCGGAAGATTTCGGCGCCGATATCTTACGTCTTTGCGTGAAGGTTGGCGGCGTGCTGACGGGCGAGCATGGCGTGGGTATCGAAAAGCGCGATCTCATGCCGGAGATGTTCAACGAAATCGATCTCGACCAGCAGATGCGTGTGAAATGTGCGTTTGATGCGAAGCACCTGCTCAATCCCGGCAAAGTCTTTCCGCAATTGCGCCGCTGTGCTGAGCTTGGTCGTATGCATGTGCATCGCGGCGAGCTGGCCTTCCCCGACCTTCCGCGTTTCTAA
- a CDS encoding LysR family transcriptional regulator: MMSSLADMEIFARVVATGSMSAAARDLGLSPAVVSKRLGRLEERLGTRLLQRTTRQIALTEAGQGYHERVLGILGNIEEAEAFVARRSADARGTLKISAPTTFGRMHIAPYLVPFMRANSDLTVNMQLSDEMVDIVGDGYDLAIRIGELSDSTLVARRLAPVRRILVASPAYITERGTPQTIEDLADHICLAPHNNDPWRLEGPKGPITIRPVGPLQTNSSELVREAVLAGLGIAQRSTWDVGPDIAAGKLVQVLPDYAASRNVAIHAVYPSKQFLPAKVRLFIDYLADLYGPVPYWESGSSPQGLAKE; the protein is encoded by the coding sequence ATGATGAGCAGTCTGGCCGATATGGAGATTTTCGCACGCGTTGTCGCAACCGGCAGCATGTCTGCAGCAGCGCGTGATCTCGGCCTGTCGCCTGCTGTGGTTTCCAAGCGGCTCGGTCGGCTTGAAGAGCGGCTTGGCACCCGCTTGCTCCAGCGCACAACGCGTCAGATTGCACTCACCGAAGCAGGTCAAGGCTATCATGAGCGCGTTCTTGGCATTCTCGGCAATATCGAAGAGGCGGAAGCCTTTGTCGCCCGCCGGTCAGCCGATGCGCGCGGGACGCTGAAAATCTCGGCTCCCACCACTTTCGGACGTATGCATATCGCGCCTTATCTGGTGCCATTCATGCGCGCCAATTCCGACCTCACCGTCAATATGCAGCTTTCGGACGAAATGGTGGATATTGTCGGCGACGGTTATGACCTAGCGATCCGCATTGGCGAACTCTCTGACTCAACCCTTGTCGCCCGCCGTCTCGCACCCGTGCGTCGAATTCTCGTGGCCTCACCCGCTTATATTACTGAGCGCGGCACACCACAGACAATCGAAGATCTCGCCGATCATATCTGCCTTGCACCGCACAACAACGATCCATGGCGGCTGGAAGGCCCTAAGGGTCCAATCACCATCCGCCCGGTCGGCCCGCTGCAGACCAATTCGAGCGAACTGGTGCGCGAAGCCGTGTTGGCCGGTCTTGGCATTGCGCAACGCTCGACATGGGACGTGGGACCAGATATTGCCGCCGGAAAGCTTGTGCAGGTGCTGCCCGACTATGCCGCGTCGCGAAATGTCGCAATCCACGCAGTTTACCCTTCCAAGCAGTTCCTGCCTGCTAAAGTGCGCCTCTTCATCGACTATCTGGCTGATCTTTATGGACCAGTGCCTTACTGGGAAAGCGGGAGTTCTCCACAAGGCTTGGCTAAGGAATAG
- a CDS encoding FCD domain-containing protein, whose product MTEPVFSRIQASRTADDVVHQIESLILEGVLRGGDRLPGERELARQFDISRPILRDALKRLENAGLLTSKHGGGTFVADVIGQVFSPPVVRLFSEHRKATTDYLEYRREIESVTAEYAALRATSADKALLAEIMAAMEEANSASDLDKGAQLDVEFHNAIGEAAHNIVLLHTLRSCYQLLKDGVFYNRSLIYSYPGVADMLLSQHRAIYDAVIAGNPQAAREAVQKHIRFVEQATNDRELNDERERVSRLRYRQRAGKDVKESGDL is encoded by the coding sequence ATGACCGAACCAGTGTTTTCCCGCATTCAGGCAAGCCGTACGGCAGACGATGTTGTGCATCAGATCGAGAGCCTGATTCTTGAAGGTGTTTTGCGCGGTGGCGACAGACTTCCGGGCGAACGGGAACTGGCACGTCAATTCGATATCTCGCGCCCTATTCTGCGTGATGCGCTCAAACGGCTCGAAAATGCTGGTCTTCTCACCTCTAAGCACGGCGGTGGAACTTTCGTGGCCGATGTCATCGGTCAGGTTTTCAGCCCCCCTGTTGTCAGGCTTTTCAGCGAGCATCGAAAAGCGACAACCGACTATCTCGAATATCGTCGTGAGATTGAAAGCGTGACTGCCGAATATGCAGCGCTGCGCGCCACGTCAGCCGACAAGGCACTCCTTGCTGAAATCATGGCCGCGATGGAAGAGGCCAACAGCGCCAGTGATCTGGATAAAGGCGCACAGCTTGATGTCGAGTTTCACAATGCGATTGGCGAAGCCGCGCACAATATTGTGCTGCTACACACATTGCGTTCCTGCTATCAGCTGCTCAAAGATGGCGTTTTCTACAATCGCAGCCTGATTTACAGCTATCCCGGCGTGGCTGACATGCTGCTGTCACAGCATCGCGCCATTTACGACGCGGTGATTGCGGGCAACCCGCAAGCCGCACGCGAAGCGGTGCAGAAACATATCCGCTTTGTCGAACAGGCAACCAATGACCGCGAACTCAACGACGAGCGTGAACGCGTATCGCGATTGCGCTATCGGCAGCGGGCTGGAAAAGATGTGAAAGAGAGCGGCGATTTATGA
- a CDS encoding metallophosphoesterase, giving the protein MSGMTLQDAKGPEGIRLYAIGDVHGRLDLLQDMHGLIRADLDHNPAHDWRIIHLGDYIDRGPDSKGVLDFLIHASTHDPRILALIGNHDDGFLHYLATGDTNGIFALHGGSDTARSYGVEVDYTDPTSAKAAYPKLLDAIPQTHIDYIRSMPSWLSFGDFFFCHAGVNPVVPLDAQDRDDLMWIRTLFLKWTDPLDKVIIHGHTPQRVVDVQPNRVNLDTYAWKNGKLSAIVIDGPEKRFLEAAGPAASSNV; this is encoded by the coding sequence ATGAGTGGCATGACCCTACAGGACGCAAAAGGGCCGGAAGGTATCCGGCTTTATGCCATTGGCGATGTGCATGGTCGTCTCGATCTCTTGCAGGATATGCATGGGCTGATCCGCGCCGACCTCGACCACAATCCTGCACATGACTGGCGCATCATTCACCTAGGAGACTACATCGACCGGGGACCGGATTCGAAAGGCGTTCTGGATTTTCTGATCCATGCCTCAACGCATGATCCGCGCATTCTCGCGCTCATCGGCAATCATGATGATGGATTTCTACATTATCTTGCAACCGGCGATACAAATGGCATTTTTGCACTGCATGGCGGCAGCGACACCGCACGGTCATACGGTGTAGAGGTCGATTACACCGACCCCACATCGGCGAAAGCAGCTTATCCAAAGCTACTGGACGCAATTCCGCAGACGCATATCGACTATATCCGCTCGATGCCTTCTTGGTTAAGTTTCGGAGACTTCTTTTTCTGCCATGCGGGCGTGAACCCGGTGGTGCCGCTTGATGCGCAGGACCGTGATGACCTGATGTGGATCAGAACATTGTTTCTGAAATGGACCGACCCACTAGACAAGGTGATTATCCACGGCCATACGCCACAACGCGTTGTCGATGTTCAGCCCAATCGGGTCAATCTCGACACATATGCATGGAAAAACGGAAAGCTGTCGGCCATCGTCATCGATGGCCCGGAAAAGCGCTTTCTGGAAGCGGCAGGTCCAGCCGCTAGTAGCAACGTTTAA
- a CDS encoding type 1 glutamine amidotransferase — MQVLVVQNYSDSGLGQIEPILIEAGYGIDIRHAYNGDTLPADDSQHNALIVLGGEQNALADSDYPYFPDLLNLIRAFGDKDKAVLGICLGSQLIARAYGGENILNRPMEFGWHKVLLTENGKSDPVMSAAGAAFPIFHWHRDTFSLPDGAVHMASSDMTVNQAYRIGRATYGTQFHFEADTKLVSEWSASLREMIAGFDSQWAAELPGNLQLSGVAADRAGAALARAWVGLI; from the coding sequence ATGCAAGTGTTGGTGGTCCAGAATTATTCCGATTCAGGTCTGGGGCAGATTGAGCCGATCCTGATTGAAGCGGGTTACGGAATTGATATCAGGCATGCCTATAATGGCGATACCCTTCCCGCAGATGATAGTCAGCATAACGCTCTGATCGTACTAGGCGGCGAGCAGAACGCTCTTGCCGATAGCGATTACCCTTATTTCCCTGATCTGCTCAATCTCATTCGGGCGTTTGGCGATAAAGACAAGGCGGTTTTAGGCATTTGCCTTGGCAGCCAGCTTATCGCGCGCGCTTATGGCGGTGAAAATATTCTCAACCGCCCGATGGAATTTGGCTGGCATAAGGTCTTGCTGACAGAGAACGGAAAAAGTGATCCGGTTATGTCTGCCGCGGGAGCCGCTTTCCCTATTTTCCACTGGCATCGTGATACTTTTTCTCTGCCTGATGGCGCGGTTCATATGGCAAGCAGCGACATGACGGTCAATCAGGCTTACAGGATCGGGCGTGCGACTTATGGCACCCAGTTTCACTTCGAGGCCGACACCAAGCTCGTCTCGGAATGGAGTGCATCTTTACGTGAGATGATTGCCGGTTTCGATTCTCAATGGGCAGCTGAACTTCCAGGAAATCTACAACTCTCAGGCGTCGCTGCCGACCGGGCGGGGGCTGCTCTGGCACGGGCATGGGTTGGTCTGATCTGA
- a CDS encoding HlyD family secretion protein — protein MKKLFAHSGRVFLTLVMVTMAGLLGWHLWDYYMNAPWTRDGKIRADVVRLAPDVSGLVTEVLVHDNQDVKKGDVIFRIDQARYKLALQQAQAKLASSKAALDMANRDLSRYHKLNDTTVTQQKMEQIETTTMQAEATYRQAELDRDLAALNLDRSSVKAPVNGVITNFSLQPGDYVTAGSAVTALVDTDSFYVSGYFEENKLERIKIGDPVVIDVMGSKVQLKGKVEGIAGGIEDRERTDSSSLLANVSPTFNWVRLAQRVPVRVKLEDVPEGVHLVAGRTVSVSVVN, from the coding sequence ATGAAGAAGCTTTTCGCACATTCCGGCCGGGTCTTCCTAACCCTCGTCATGGTTACAATGGCAGGGCTTCTCGGCTGGCATCTATGGGATTATTATATGAATGCGCCGTGGACGCGTGATGGTAAAATCCGCGCGGACGTTGTGCGTCTTGCGCCCGATGTTTCGGGTCTCGTCACCGAAGTGCTGGTCCATGACAATCAGGACGTCAAAAAGGGCGATGTGATTTTCCGCATTGATCAGGCACGCTACAAGCTCGCATTGCAGCAGGCGCAGGCAAAACTGGCCAGCAGCAAGGCAGCACTCGACATGGCAAACCGTGATTTGTCTCGTTATCACAAACTCAATGATACGACTGTTACGCAACAGAAGATGGAGCAGATCGAAACCACGACAATGCAAGCCGAGGCCACCTATCGCCAGGCAGAGCTTGATCGTGACTTGGCCGCGCTTAATCTTGACCGTTCGTCGGTAAAAGCGCCGGTGAATGGTGTCATCACCAATTTCTCGCTCCAGCCCGGTGATTATGTAACGGCCGGTTCTGCGGTGACTGCGCTAGTCGATACGGACTCATTTTATGTCTCCGGCTATTTTGAGGAAAACAAGCTTGAACGCATCAAAATTGGCGATCCTGTTGTCATCGATGTGATGGGCAGCAAGGTGCAGCTCAAAGGCAAGGTCGAAGGTATTGCAGGCGGAATCGAGGATCGTGAGCGCACTGATTCCTCCAGCCTGCTCGCCAATGTTTCACCGACATTCAATTGGGTGCGTTTGGCGCAGCGTGTTCCGGTGCGCGTGAAGCTTGAAGATGTGCCGGAAGGCGTGCATCTGGTGGCTGGCCGCACCGTCAGCGTGTCTGTGGTGAACTGA
- a CDS encoding DUF1656 domain-containing protein — protein sequence MRPEFDIYGIYLPSLAVLALGAYFANSLMQRLLARVRFYRFVWHRPLFDAAMYFCILGASAVILNGIPL from the coding sequence ATGAGACCGGAATTCGACATCTATGGGATCTATCTACCGAGCCTCGCGGTGCTGGCATTGGGTGCCTATTTCGCAAACTCGCTGATGCAGCGTCTGCTCGCACGCGTGCGATTTTATCGTTTTGTGTGGCACAGACCTTTGTTTGATGCCGCCATGTATTTTTGCATTCTCGGCGCAAGCGCCGTTATCTTGAACGGAATACCACTATGA